From one Eptesicus fuscus isolate TK198812 chromosome 21, DD_ASM_mEF_20220401, whole genome shotgun sequence genomic stretch:
- the GRAMD1A gene encoding protein Aster-A isoform X1, which produces MFDTTPHSGRSTPSSSPSLRKRLQLLPPSRPPPEPELGTMVEKGSDSSSEKGGVPGTPSTQSLGSRNFIRNSKKMQSWYSMLSPTYKQRNEDFRKLFSKLPEAERLIVDYSCALQREILLQGRLYLSENWICFYSNIFRWETTISIQLKEVTCLKKEKTAKLIPNAIQICTESEKHFFTSFGARDRCFLLIFRLWQNALLEKTLSPRELWHLVHQCYGSELGLTSEDDDYVCPLQLNGLGSPKEVGDVIALSDITPSGAADRSQEPSPVGLRRGHITPSLSRASSDADHGAEEDKEEQTDRQPDASSSQTVIPVAEPPNAEPTPPDGPTSLGPLKLLPSEELLTDTSNSSSSTGEEADLAALLPDLSGRLLINSVFHVGAERLQQMLFSDSPFLQGFLEQCKFTDVTLSPWSGDSKCHQRRVLTYTIPISNPLGPKSASVVETQTLFRRGPQAGGCVVDSEVLTQGIPYQDYFYTAHRYCILGLARNKARLRVSSEIRYRKQPWSLVKSLIEKNSWSGIEDYFHHLERELAKAEKLSLEEGGKDARGLLSGLRRRKRPLSWRGHGDGPQHPDPDPCTRAGMHTPGSLSSRFSEPSVDQGPGTGIPSALVLISVVLIVLIALNILLFYRLWSLERTAHTFESWHSLALAKDKFPQTAAEWAEVLALQKQFHSVEVHKWRQILRASVELLDEHSPLPPDEVLAGEAASRHHCVRPSLRLPATARRQLLLRTPGHAAIPPNGQMDTEPR; this is translated from the exons TACCACCCCCCACTCTGGCCGGAGCACGCCAAGCAGCTCCCCATCTCTCCGTAAGCGGCTACAGCTCTTGCCCCCAAGCCGACCCCCGCCTGAGCCAGAACTAGGCACCATGGTGGAGAAGGGGTCAGATAGCTCCTCAGAGAAGGGTGGGGTGCCTGGGACACCCAGCACCCAGAGCCTGGGCAGCCGGAACTTCATTCGCAATAGCAAG AAGATGCAGAGCTGGTACAGT ATGCTGAGCCCCACGTACAAACAGCGGAATGAGGACTTCCGGAAACTGTTCAGCAAACTCCCTGAAGCTGAACGCCTCATTGTCG ATTACTCCTGTGCCTTGCAGCGTGAGATCCTCCTCCAGGGCCGCCTCTATCTTTCCGAGAACTGGATCTGTTTCTACAGCAACATCTTCCGCTGGGAGACAACA ATTTCCATCCAGTTGAAGGAAGTGACCTGTCTGAAGAAGGAAAAGACAGCCAAGCTGATCCCCAATGCCATCCAGATCTGCACAGAGAGCGAGAAG CATTTCTTCACCTCGTTCGGGGCCCGGGACCGCTGCTTCCTGCTCATTTTCCGCCTCTGGCAGAATGCACTGCTTGAAAAG ACGCTGAGTCCCCGCGAGCTCTGGCACCTGGTGCATCAGTGCTACGGCTCAGAGCTGGGCCTCACCAGCGAGGATGACGACTATGTCTGCCCCCTGCAGCTGAATGGTCTGGG GAGCCCCAAGGAAGTAGGAGATGTGATTGCCCTGAGTGACATCACCCCCTCAGGGGCAGCCGACCGCAGCCAGGAGCCAAGCCCCGTGGGTTTGCGCCGTGGCCACATCACCCCCAGCCTTTCCCGAGCCAGCAGTGATGCAGACcatggg GCAGAGGAGGACAAAGaggagcagacagacagacagccagaCGCCTCTTCCAGCCAGACAGTGATTCCAGTGGCTGAACCCCCGAACGCAGAGCCCACCCCACCTGATGGGCCCACTTCCTTGGGCCCCTTGAAACTGCTGCCCAGTGAGGAGCTGTTGACGGACACGAGTAACTCCTCCTCGTCCACGGGGGAGGAAG CAGACCTGGCTGCCCTGCTTCCTGACCTCTCTGGCCGTCTCCTCATCAATTCCGTCTTCCACGTGGGTGCAGAGCGGCTCCAGCAGATGCTCTTCTCAGACTCGCCCTTCCTGCAGGGCTTCCTGGAGCAGTGCAAGTTCACAG ACGTGACCTTGAGCCCCTGGAGTGGGGACAGCAAGTGCCATCAACGCCGAGTGCTGACCTACACCATTCCCATCAGCAACCCGTTGGGTCCCAAAAGCGCCTCGGTGGTAGAGACACAG ACTCTGTTCCGGCGCGGCCCGCAGGCGGGCGGGTGTGTGGTAGACTCGGAGGTGCTGACGCAGGGCATCCCTTACCAGGACTACTTTTACACTGCCCACCGCTACTGCATCCTGGGCCTTGCCCGGAACAAGGCCCGTCTCCG AGTGTCCTCTGAGATCCGCTACCGGAAGCAGCCCTGGAGCCTCGTGAAGTCTCTCATTGAGAAGAACTCGTGGAGTGGCATTGAGGATTATTTCCACCACCTGG AGCGAGAGCTTGCCAAGGCCGAGAAGCTATCCCTGGAGGAAGGCGGGAAGGACGCCCGGGGGTTGCTGTCAGGCCTGCGGAGGCGGAAGCGGCCCCTGAGCTGGAGGGGTCATGGTGATGGGCCCCAGCACCCAGACCCAGACCCCTGCACCCGGGCTGGCATGCACACCCcgg GCTCCCTCAGCTCCCGCTTCTCGGAGCCGTCCGTGGACCAGGGCCCCGGGACAGGCATCCCCAGTGCCCTGGTGCTCATCAGTGTTGT cctcatcGTCCTCATCGCCCTCAACATCCTCCTCTTTTACCGCCTCTGGTCCCTGGAGAGGACAGCCCACACCTTCGAGTCCTGGCACAGTCTGGCCCTGGCCAAGGA CAAGTTCCCCCAGACGGCCGCCGAGTGGGCGGAGGTCCTGGCTCTGCAGAAGCAGTTCCACAGCGTCGAGGTGCACAAGTGGAGGCAGATCCTGCGGGCCTCGGTAGAGCTCCTGGACGAG CATTCACCTCTTCCCCCAGATGAAGTTCTCGCTGGAGAAGCTGCATCAAGGCATCACTGTGTCAGACCCTCCCTTCGACTCCCAGCCACAGCCCGACGACAGCTTCTCCTGAGGACGCCAGGTCACGCAGCCATTCCCCCAAACGGACAGATGGACACAGAACCTCGGTGA
- the GRAMD1A gene encoding protein Aster-A isoform X2: MFDTTPHSGRSTPSSSPSLRKRLQLLPPSRPPPEPELGTMVEKGSDSSSEKGGVPGTPSTQSLGSRNFIRNSKKMQSWYSMLSPTYKQRNEDFRKLFSKLPEAERLIVDYSCALQREILLQGRLYLSENWICFYSNIFRWETTISIQLKEVTCLKKEKTAKLIPNAIQICTESEKHFFTSFGARDRCFLLIFRLWQNALLEKTLSPRELWHLVHQCYGSELGLTSEDDDYVCPLQLNGLGSPKEVGDVIALSDITPSGAADRSQEPSPVGLRRGHITPSLSRASSDADHGAEEDKEEQTDRQPDASSSQTVIPVAEPPNAEPTPPDGPTSLGPLKLLPSEELLTDTSNSSSSTGEEADLAALLPDLSGRLLINSVFHVGAERLQQMLFSDSPFLQGFLEQCKFTDVTLSPWSGDSKCHQRRVLTYTIPISNPLGPKSASVVETQTLFRRGPQAGGCVVDSEVLTQGIPYQDYFYTAHRYCILGLARNKARLRVSSEIRYRKQPWSLVKSLIEKNSWSGIEDYFHHLERELAKAEKLSLEEGGKDARGLLSGLRRRKRPLSWRGHGDGPQHPDPDPCTRAGMHTPGSLSSRFSEPSVDQGPGTGIPSALVLISVVLIVLIALNILLFYRLWSLERTAHTFESWHSLALAKESCTPQQQVPPDGRRVGGGPGSAEAVPQRRGAQVEADPAGLGRAPGRDEVLAGEAASRHHCVRPSLRLPATARRQLLLRTPGHAAIPPNGQMDTEPR, from the exons TACCACCCCCCACTCTGGCCGGAGCACGCCAAGCAGCTCCCCATCTCTCCGTAAGCGGCTACAGCTCTTGCCCCCAAGCCGACCCCCGCCTGAGCCAGAACTAGGCACCATGGTGGAGAAGGGGTCAGATAGCTCCTCAGAGAAGGGTGGGGTGCCTGGGACACCCAGCACCCAGAGCCTGGGCAGCCGGAACTTCATTCGCAATAGCAAG AAGATGCAGAGCTGGTACAGT ATGCTGAGCCCCACGTACAAACAGCGGAATGAGGACTTCCGGAAACTGTTCAGCAAACTCCCTGAAGCTGAACGCCTCATTGTCG ATTACTCCTGTGCCTTGCAGCGTGAGATCCTCCTCCAGGGCCGCCTCTATCTTTCCGAGAACTGGATCTGTTTCTACAGCAACATCTTCCGCTGGGAGACAACA ATTTCCATCCAGTTGAAGGAAGTGACCTGTCTGAAGAAGGAAAAGACAGCCAAGCTGATCCCCAATGCCATCCAGATCTGCACAGAGAGCGAGAAG CATTTCTTCACCTCGTTCGGGGCCCGGGACCGCTGCTTCCTGCTCATTTTCCGCCTCTGGCAGAATGCACTGCTTGAAAAG ACGCTGAGTCCCCGCGAGCTCTGGCACCTGGTGCATCAGTGCTACGGCTCAGAGCTGGGCCTCACCAGCGAGGATGACGACTATGTCTGCCCCCTGCAGCTGAATGGTCTGGG GAGCCCCAAGGAAGTAGGAGATGTGATTGCCCTGAGTGACATCACCCCCTCAGGGGCAGCCGACCGCAGCCAGGAGCCAAGCCCCGTGGGTTTGCGCCGTGGCCACATCACCCCCAGCCTTTCCCGAGCCAGCAGTGATGCAGACcatggg GCAGAGGAGGACAAAGaggagcagacagacagacagccagaCGCCTCTTCCAGCCAGACAGTGATTCCAGTGGCTGAACCCCCGAACGCAGAGCCCACCCCACCTGATGGGCCCACTTCCTTGGGCCCCTTGAAACTGCTGCCCAGTGAGGAGCTGTTGACGGACACGAGTAACTCCTCCTCGTCCACGGGGGAGGAAG CAGACCTGGCTGCCCTGCTTCCTGACCTCTCTGGCCGTCTCCTCATCAATTCCGTCTTCCACGTGGGTGCAGAGCGGCTCCAGCAGATGCTCTTCTCAGACTCGCCCTTCCTGCAGGGCTTCCTGGAGCAGTGCAAGTTCACAG ACGTGACCTTGAGCCCCTGGAGTGGGGACAGCAAGTGCCATCAACGCCGAGTGCTGACCTACACCATTCCCATCAGCAACCCGTTGGGTCCCAAAAGCGCCTCGGTGGTAGAGACACAG ACTCTGTTCCGGCGCGGCCCGCAGGCGGGCGGGTGTGTGGTAGACTCGGAGGTGCTGACGCAGGGCATCCCTTACCAGGACTACTTTTACACTGCCCACCGCTACTGCATCCTGGGCCTTGCCCGGAACAAGGCCCGTCTCCG AGTGTCCTCTGAGATCCGCTACCGGAAGCAGCCCTGGAGCCTCGTGAAGTCTCTCATTGAGAAGAACTCGTGGAGTGGCATTGAGGATTATTTCCACCACCTGG AGCGAGAGCTTGCCAAGGCCGAGAAGCTATCCCTGGAGGAAGGCGGGAAGGACGCCCGGGGGTTGCTGTCAGGCCTGCGGAGGCGGAAGCGGCCCCTGAGCTGGAGGGGTCATGGTGATGGGCCCCAGCACCCAGACCCAGACCCCTGCACCCGGGCTGGCATGCACACCCcgg GCTCCCTCAGCTCCCGCTTCTCGGAGCCGTCCGTGGACCAGGGCCCCGGGACAGGCATCCCCAGTGCCCTGGTGCTCATCAGTGTTGT cctcatcGTCCTCATCGCCCTCAACATCCTCCTCTTTTACCGCCTCTGGTCCCTGGAGAGGACAGCCCACACCTTCGAGTCCTGGCACAGTCTGGCCCTGGCCAAGGA GTCCTGTACCCCCCAACAGCAAGTTCCCCCAGACGGCCGCCGAGTGGGCGGAGGTCCTGGCTCTGCAGAAGCAGTTCCACAGCGTCGAGGTGCACAAGTGGAGGCAGATCCTGCGGGCCTCGGTAGAGCTCCTGGACGAG ATGAAGTTCTCGCTGGAGAAGCTGCATCAAGGCATCACTGTGTCAGACCCTCCCTTCGACTCCCAGCCACAGCCCGACGACAGCTTCTCCTGAGGACGCCAGGTCACGCAGCCATTCCCCCAAACGGACAGATGGACACAGAACCTCGGTGA
- the GRAMD1A gene encoding protein Aster-A isoform X3: protein MFDTTPHSGRSTPSSSPSLRKRLQLLPPSRPPPEPELGTMVEKGSDSSSEKGGVPGTPSTQSLGSRNFIRNSKKMQSWYSMLSPTYKQRNEDFRKLFSKLPEAERLIVDYSCALQREILLQGRLYLSENWICFYSNIFRWETTISIQLKEVTCLKKEKTAKLIPNAIQICTESEKHFFTSFGARDRCFLLIFRLWQNALLEKTLSPRELWHLVHQCYGSELGLTSEDDDYVCPLQLNGLGSPKEVGDVIALSDITPSGAADRSQEPSPVGLRRGHITPSLSRASSDADHGAEEDKEEQTDRQPDASSSQTVIPVAEPPNAEPTPPDGPTSLGPLKLLPSEELLTDTSNSSSSTGEEDLAALLPDLSGRLLINSVFHVGAERLQQMLFSDSPFLQGFLEQCKFTDVTLSPWSGDSKCHQRRVLTYTIPISNPLGPKSASVVETQTLFRRGPQAGGCVVDSEVLTQGIPYQDYFYTAHRYCILGLARNKARLRVSSEIRYRKQPWSLVKSLIEKNSWSGIEDYFHHLERELAKAEKLSLEEGGKDARGLLSGLRRRKRPLSWRGHGDGPQHPDPDPCTRAGMHTPGSLSSRFSEPSVDQGPGTGIPSALVLISVVLIVLIALNILLFYRLWSLERTAHTFESWHSLALAKDKFPQTAAEWAEVLALQKQFHSVEVHKWRQILRASVELLDEHSPLPPDEVLAGEAASRHHCVRPSLRLPATARRQLLLRTPGHAAIPPNGQMDTEPR, encoded by the exons TACCACCCCCCACTCTGGCCGGAGCACGCCAAGCAGCTCCCCATCTCTCCGTAAGCGGCTACAGCTCTTGCCCCCAAGCCGACCCCCGCCTGAGCCAGAACTAGGCACCATGGTGGAGAAGGGGTCAGATAGCTCCTCAGAGAAGGGTGGGGTGCCTGGGACACCCAGCACCCAGAGCCTGGGCAGCCGGAACTTCATTCGCAATAGCAAG AAGATGCAGAGCTGGTACAGT ATGCTGAGCCCCACGTACAAACAGCGGAATGAGGACTTCCGGAAACTGTTCAGCAAACTCCCTGAAGCTGAACGCCTCATTGTCG ATTACTCCTGTGCCTTGCAGCGTGAGATCCTCCTCCAGGGCCGCCTCTATCTTTCCGAGAACTGGATCTGTTTCTACAGCAACATCTTCCGCTGGGAGACAACA ATTTCCATCCAGTTGAAGGAAGTGACCTGTCTGAAGAAGGAAAAGACAGCCAAGCTGATCCCCAATGCCATCCAGATCTGCACAGAGAGCGAGAAG CATTTCTTCACCTCGTTCGGGGCCCGGGACCGCTGCTTCCTGCTCATTTTCCGCCTCTGGCAGAATGCACTGCTTGAAAAG ACGCTGAGTCCCCGCGAGCTCTGGCACCTGGTGCATCAGTGCTACGGCTCAGAGCTGGGCCTCACCAGCGAGGATGACGACTATGTCTGCCCCCTGCAGCTGAATGGTCTGGG GAGCCCCAAGGAAGTAGGAGATGTGATTGCCCTGAGTGACATCACCCCCTCAGGGGCAGCCGACCGCAGCCAGGAGCCAAGCCCCGTGGGTTTGCGCCGTGGCCACATCACCCCCAGCCTTTCCCGAGCCAGCAGTGATGCAGACcatggg GCAGAGGAGGACAAAGaggagcagacagacagacagccagaCGCCTCTTCCAGCCAGACAGTGATTCCAGTGGCTGAACCCCCGAACGCAGAGCCCACCCCACCTGATGGGCCCACTTCCTTGGGCCCCTTGAAACTGCTGCCCAGTGAGGAGCTGTTGACGGACACGAGTAACTCCTCCTCGTCCACGGGGGAGGAAG ACCTGGCTGCCCTGCTTCCTGACCTCTCTGGCCGTCTCCTCATCAATTCCGTCTTCCACGTGGGTGCAGAGCGGCTCCAGCAGATGCTCTTCTCAGACTCGCCCTTCCTGCAGGGCTTCCTGGAGCAGTGCAAGTTCACAG ACGTGACCTTGAGCCCCTGGAGTGGGGACAGCAAGTGCCATCAACGCCGAGTGCTGACCTACACCATTCCCATCAGCAACCCGTTGGGTCCCAAAAGCGCCTCGGTGGTAGAGACACAG ACTCTGTTCCGGCGCGGCCCGCAGGCGGGCGGGTGTGTGGTAGACTCGGAGGTGCTGACGCAGGGCATCCCTTACCAGGACTACTTTTACACTGCCCACCGCTACTGCATCCTGGGCCTTGCCCGGAACAAGGCCCGTCTCCG AGTGTCCTCTGAGATCCGCTACCGGAAGCAGCCCTGGAGCCTCGTGAAGTCTCTCATTGAGAAGAACTCGTGGAGTGGCATTGAGGATTATTTCCACCACCTGG AGCGAGAGCTTGCCAAGGCCGAGAAGCTATCCCTGGAGGAAGGCGGGAAGGACGCCCGGGGGTTGCTGTCAGGCCTGCGGAGGCGGAAGCGGCCCCTGAGCTGGAGGGGTCATGGTGATGGGCCCCAGCACCCAGACCCAGACCCCTGCACCCGGGCTGGCATGCACACCCcgg GCTCCCTCAGCTCCCGCTTCTCGGAGCCGTCCGTGGACCAGGGCCCCGGGACAGGCATCCCCAGTGCCCTGGTGCTCATCAGTGTTGT cctcatcGTCCTCATCGCCCTCAACATCCTCCTCTTTTACCGCCTCTGGTCCCTGGAGAGGACAGCCCACACCTTCGAGTCCTGGCACAGTCTGGCCCTGGCCAAGGA CAAGTTCCCCCAGACGGCCGCCGAGTGGGCGGAGGTCCTGGCTCTGCAGAAGCAGTTCCACAGCGTCGAGGTGCACAAGTGGAGGCAGATCCTGCGGGCCTCGGTAGAGCTCCTGGACGAG CATTCACCTCTTCCCCCAGATGAAGTTCTCGCTGGAGAAGCTGCATCAAGGCATCACTGTGTCAGACCCTCCCTTCGACTCCCAGCCACAGCCCGACGACAGCTTCTCCTGAGGACGCCAGGTCACGCAGCCATTCCCCCAAACGGACAGATGGACACAGAACCTCGGTGA
- the GRAMD1A gene encoding protein Aster-A isoform X7 — protein sequence MQSWYSMLSPTYKQRNEDFRKLFSKLPEAERLIVDYSCALQREILLQGRLYLSENWICFYSNIFRWETTISIQLKEVTCLKKEKTAKLIPNAIQICTESEKHFFTSFGARDRCFLLIFRLWQNALLEKTLSPRELWHLVHQCYGSELGLTSEDDDYVCPLQLNGLGSPKEVGDVIALSDITPSGAADRSQEPSPVGLRRGHITPSLSRASSDADHGAEEDKEEQTDRQPDASSSQTVIPVAEPPNAEPTPPDGPTSLGPLKLLPSEELLTDTSNSSSSTGEEADLAALLPDLSGRLLINSVFHVGAERLQQMLFSDSPFLQGFLEQCKFTDVTLSPWSGDSKCHQRRVLTYTIPISNPLGPKSASVVETQTLFRRGPQAGGCVVDSEVLTQGIPYQDYFYTAHRYCILGLARNKARLRVSSEIRYRKQPWSLVKSLIEKNSWSGIEDYFHHLERELAKAEKLSLEEGGKDARGLLSGLRRRKRPLSWRGHGDGPQHPDPDPCTRAGMHTPGSLSSRFSEPSVDQGPGTGIPSALVLISVVLIVLIALNILLFYRLWSLERTAHTFESWHSLALAKDKFPQTAAEWAEVLALQKQFHSVEVHKWRQILRASVELLDEHSPLPPDEVLAGEAASRHHCVRPSLRLPATARRQLLLRTPGHAAIPPNGQMDTEPR from the exons ATGCAGAGCTGGTACAGT ATGCTGAGCCCCACGTACAAACAGCGGAATGAGGACTTCCGGAAACTGTTCAGCAAACTCCCTGAAGCTGAACGCCTCATTGTCG ATTACTCCTGTGCCTTGCAGCGTGAGATCCTCCTCCAGGGCCGCCTCTATCTTTCCGAGAACTGGATCTGTTTCTACAGCAACATCTTCCGCTGGGAGACAACA ATTTCCATCCAGTTGAAGGAAGTGACCTGTCTGAAGAAGGAAAAGACAGCCAAGCTGATCCCCAATGCCATCCAGATCTGCACAGAGAGCGAGAAG CATTTCTTCACCTCGTTCGGGGCCCGGGACCGCTGCTTCCTGCTCATTTTCCGCCTCTGGCAGAATGCACTGCTTGAAAAG ACGCTGAGTCCCCGCGAGCTCTGGCACCTGGTGCATCAGTGCTACGGCTCAGAGCTGGGCCTCACCAGCGAGGATGACGACTATGTCTGCCCCCTGCAGCTGAATGGTCTGGG GAGCCCCAAGGAAGTAGGAGATGTGATTGCCCTGAGTGACATCACCCCCTCAGGGGCAGCCGACCGCAGCCAGGAGCCAAGCCCCGTGGGTTTGCGCCGTGGCCACATCACCCCCAGCCTTTCCCGAGCCAGCAGTGATGCAGACcatggg GCAGAGGAGGACAAAGaggagcagacagacagacagccagaCGCCTCTTCCAGCCAGACAGTGATTCCAGTGGCTGAACCCCCGAACGCAGAGCCCACCCCACCTGATGGGCCCACTTCCTTGGGCCCCTTGAAACTGCTGCCCAGTGAGGAGCTGTTGACGGACACGAGTAACTCCTCCTCGTCCACGGGGGAGGAAG CAGACCTGGCTGCCCTGCTTCCTGACCTCTCTGGCCGTCTCCTCATCAATTCCGTCTTCCACGTGGGTGCAGAGCGGCTCCAGCAGATGCTCTTCTCAGACTCGCCCTTCCTGCAGGGCTTCCTGGAGCAGTGCAAGTTCACAG ACGTGACCTTGAGCCCCTGGAGTGGGGACAGCAAGTGCCATCAACGCCGAGTGCTGACCTACACCATTCCCATCAGCAACCCGTTGGGTCCCAAAAGCGCCTCGGTGGTAGAGACACAG ACTCTGTTCCGGCGCGGCCCGCAGGCGGGCGGGTGTGTGGTAGACTCGGAGGTGCTGACGCAGGGCATCCCTTACCAGGACTACTTTTACACTGCCCACCGCTACTGCATCCTGGGCCTTGCCCGGAACAAGGCCCGTCTCCG AGTGTCCTCTGAGATCCGCTACCGGAAGCAGCCCTGGAGCCTCGTGAAGTCTCTCATTGAGAAGAACTCGTGGAGTGGCATTGAGGATTATTTCCACCACCTGG AGCGAGAGCTTGCCAAGGCCGAGAAGCTATCCCTGGAGGAAGGCGGGAAGGACGCCCGGGGGTTGCTGTCAGGCCTGCGGAGGCGGAAGCGGCCCCTGAGCTGGAGGGGTCATGGTGATGGGCCCCAGCACCCAGACCCAGACCCCTGCACCCGGGCTGGCATGCACACCCcgg GCTCCCTCAGCTCCCGCTTCTCGGAGCCGTCCGTGGACCAGGGCCCCGGGACAGGCATCCCCAGTGCCCTGGTGCTCATCAGTGTTGT cctcatcGTCCTCATCGCCCTCAACATCCTCCTCTTTTACCGCCTCTGGTCCCTGGAGAGGACAGCCCACACCTTCGAGTCCTGGCACAGTCTGGCCCTGGCCAAGGA CAAGTTCCCCCAGACGGCCGCCGAGTGGGCGGAGGTCCTGGCTCTGCAGAAGCAGTTCCACAGCGTCGAGGTGCACAAGTGGAGGCAGATCCTGCGGGCCTCGGTAGAGCTCCTGGACGAG CATTCACCTCTTCCCCCAGATGAAGTTCTCGCTGGAGAAGCTGCATCAAGGCATCACTGTGTCAGACCCTCCCTTCGACTCCCAGCCACAGCCCGACGACAGCTTCTCCTGAGGACGCCAGGTCACGCAGCCATTCCCCCAAACGGACAGATGGACACAGAACCTCGGTGA
- the GRAMD1A gene encoding protein Aster-A isoform X8 has protein sequence MLSPTYKQRNEDFRKLFSKLPEAERLIVDYSCALQREILLQGRLYLSENWICFYSNIFRWETTISIQLKEVTCLKKEKTAKLIPNAIQICTESEKHFFTSFGARDRCFLLIFRLWQNALLEKTLSPRELWHLVHQCYGSELGLTSEDDDYVCPLQLNGLGSPKEVGDVIALSDITPSGAADRSQEPSPVGLRRGHITPSLSRASSDADHGAEEDKEEQTDRQPDASSSQTVIPVAEPPNAEPTPPDGPTSLGPLKLLPSEELLTDTSNSSSSTGEEADLAALLPDLSGRLLINSVFHVGAERLQQMLFSDSPFLQGFLEQCKFTDVTLSPWSGDSKCHQRRVLTYTIPISNPLGPKSASVVETQTLFRRGPQAGGCVVDSEVLTQGIPYQDYFYTAHRYCILGLARNKARLRVSSEIRYRKQPWSLVKSLIEKNSWSGIEDYFHHLERELAKAEKLSLEEGGKDARGLLSGLRRRKRPLSWRGHGDGPQHPDPDPCTRAGMHTPGSLSSRFSEPSVDQGPGTGIPSALVLISVVLIVLIALNILLFYRLWSLERTAHTFESWHSLALAKDKFPQTAAEWAEVLALQKQFHSVEVHKWRQILRASVELLDEHSPLPPDEVLAGEAASRHHCVRPSLRLPATARRQLLLRTPGHAAIPPNGQMDTEPR, from the exons ATGCTGAGCCCCACGTACAAACAGCGGAATGAGGACTTCCGGAAACTGTTCAGCAAACTCCCTGAAGCTGAACGCCTCATTGTCG ATTACTCCTGTGCCTTGCAGCGTGAGATCCTCCTCCAGGGCCGCCTCTATCTTTCCGAGAACTGGATCTGTTTCTACAGCAACATCTTCCGCTGGGAGACAACA ATTTCCATCCAGTTGAAGGAAGTGACCTGTCTGAAGAAGGAAAAGACAGCCAAGCTGATCCCCAATGCCATCCAGATCTGCACAGAGAGCGAGAAG CATTTCTTCACCTCGTTCGGGGCCCGGGACCGCTGCTTCCTGCTCATTTTCCGCCTCTGGCAGAATGCACTGCTTGAAAAG ACGCTGAGTCCCCGCGAGCTCTGGCACCTGGTGCATCAGTGCTACGGCTCAGAGCTGGGCCTCACCAGCGAGGATGACGACTATGTCTGCCCCCTGCAGCTGAATGGTCTGGG GAGCCCCAAGGAAGTAGGAGATGTGATTGCCCTGAGTGACATCACCCCCTCAGGGGCAGCCGACCGCAGCCAGGAGCCAAGCCCCGTGGGTTTGCGCCGTGGCCACATCACCCCCAGCCTTTCCCGAGCCAGCAGTGATGCAGACcatggg GCAGAGGAGGACAAAGaggagcagacagacagacagccagaCGCCTCTTCCAGCCAGACAGTGATTCCAGTGGCTGAACCCCCGAACGCAGAGCCCACCCCACCTGATGGGCCCACTTCCTTGGGCCCCTTGAAACTGCTGCCCAGTGAGGAGCTGTTGACGGACACGAGTAACTCCTCCTCGTCCACGGGGGAGGAAG CAGACCTGGCTGCCCTGCTTCCTGACCTCTCTGGCCGTCTCCTCATCAATTCCGTCTTCCACGTGGGTGCAGAGCGGCTCCAGCAGATGCTCTTCTCAGACTCGCCCTTCCTGCAGGGCTTCCTGGAGCAGTGCAAGTTCACAG ACGTGACCTTGAGCCCCTGGAGTGGGGACAGCAAGTGCCATCAACGCCGAGTGCTGACCTACACCATTCCCATCAGCAACCCGTTGGGTCCCAAAAGCGCCTCGGTGGTAGAGACACAG ACTCTGTTCCGGCGCGGCCCGCAGGCGGGCGGGTGTGTGGTAGACTCGGAGGTGCTGACGCAGGGCATCCCTTACCAGGACTACTTTTACACTGCCCACCGCTACTGCATCCTGGGCCTTGCCCGGAACAAGGCCCGTCTCCG AGTGTCCTCTGAGATCCGCTACCGGAAGCAGCCCTGGAGCCTCGTGAAGTCTCTCATTGAGAAGAACTCGTGGAGTGGCATTGAGGATTATTTCCACCACCTGG AGCGAGAGCTTGCCAAGGCCGAGAAGCTATCCCTGGAGGAAGGCGGGAAGGACGCCCGGGGGTTGCTGTCAGGCCTGCGGAGGCGGAAGCGGCCCCTGAGCTGGAGGGGTCATGGTGATGGGCCCCAGCACCCAGACCCAGACCCCTGCACCCGGGCTGGCATGCACACCCcgg GCTCCCTCAGCTCCCGCTTCTCGGAGCCGTCCGTGGACCAGGGCCCCGGGACAGGCATCCCCAGTGCCCTGGTGCTCATCAGTGTTGT cctcatcGTCCTCATCGCCCTCAACATCCTCCTCTTTTACCGCCTCTGGTCCCTGGAGAGGACAGCCCACACCTTCGAGTCCTGGCACAGTCTGGCCCTGGCCAAGGA CAAGTTCCCCCAGACGGCCGCCGAGTGGGCGGAGGTCCTGGCTCTGCAGAAGCAGTTCCACAGCGTCGAGGTGCACAAGTGGAGGCAGATCCTGCGGGCCTCGGTAGAGCTCCTGGACGAG CATTCACCTCTTCCCCCAGATGAAGTTCTCGCTGGAGAAGCTGCATCAAGGCATCACTGTGTCAGACCCTCCCTTCGACTCCCAGCCACAGCCCGACGACAGCTTCTCCTGAGGACGCCAGGTCACGCAGCCATTCCCCCAAACGGACAGATGGACACAGAACCTCGGTGA